The following are encoded together in the Streptomyces flavofungini genome:
- the dnaG gene encoding DNA primase codes for MAGRINDEDVKAVRDAVPIDAVVSEYLQLRNAGGGNLKGLCPFHDEKSPSFQVSPSKGLFHCFGCQEGGDTLTFVMKVDHLTFSEAVERLAAKAGITLRYEEGGYNPSHQRGERIRLIEAHKAATEFYIAQLESPEAEIGRKFLAERGFDQAAAAHFGVGYSPAGWDHLTRFLRGKGFTDKELLLSGLSQESRRNPIDRFRGRLMWPIRDIGGEVVGFGARKLRDDDNGPKYLNTPETPIYKKSQVLYGIDLAKKDIAKASRAVVVEGYTDVMACHLAGVTTAIATCGTAFGGDHIKILRRLLMDNGSARVIFTFDGDAAGQKAALRAFEDDQKFAAETYIAIAPDGMDPCDLRLAKGDEAVADLVQPRTPLFEFALRQIVARYDLETPAGRAAALDEAAPVVARIKNTGAQHEVAVQLAGMLGILDTQFVVKRVAQLARWARERGGKGPAPQRGTAPQGPAPAAPRQGHAGPALNLRNPVYATERELLKLALQHPDLVSPAFDAYGVDEFTAAPYAAVRQAILDAGGAEYGTQDPQDYLVRVRDAAPDDGVRAMVTELAVEAIMRRTVDAAYAGEQLVTVRLRAVDRRVRDVQGTFARLAGSHGDPEQLSAVQNELWVLQQYGRALRERGAAAL; via the coding sequence GTGGCTGGGCGGATCAATGACGAGGATGTGAAGGCGGTTCGGGACGCGGTCCCGATCGACGCCGTGGTGTCCGAATACCTCCAGCTGCGCAACGCCGGCGGCGGAAACCTCAAGGGCCTCTGCCCCTTCCACGACGAGAAGTCCCCGTCGTTCCAGGTCAGCCCCAGCAAGGGCCTGTTCCACTGCTTCGGCTGCCAGGAGGGCGGCGACACCCTCACCTTCGTGATGAAGGTCGACCACCTGACCTTCTCCGAGGCGGTGGAGCGCCTGGCCGCCAAGGCGGGCATCACGCTGCGCTACGAGGAGGGCGGGTACAACCCCTCGCACCAGCGAGGCGAACGCATCCGCCTGATCGAGGCCCACAAGGCGGCCACCGAGTTCTACATCGCCCAGCTGGAGAGCCCCGAGGCCGAGATCGGCCGCAAGTTCCTCGCGGAGCGCGGCTTCGACCAGGCCGCGGCGGCGCACTTCGGCGTGGGCTACAGCCCGGCGGGCTGGGACCACCTCACCCGCTTCCTGCGCGGCAAGGGCTTCACGGACAAGGAACTGCTGCTCTCCGGCCTCTCCCAGGAGTCCCGCCGCAACCCCATCGACCGCTTCCGGGGACGGCTGATGTGGCCGATCCGCGACATCGGCGGCGAGGTCGTCGGCTTCGGCGCCCGCAAGCTCCGCGACGACGACAACGGCCCGAAGTACCTGAACACGCCCGAGACCCCGATCTACAAGAAGTCCCAGGTCCTGTACGGCATCGACCTCGCCAAGAAGGACATCGCCAAGGCCAGCAGGGCCGTCGTCGTCGAGGGCTACACCGACGTCATGGCCTGCCACCTCGCGGGCGTCACCACGGCCATCGCGACCTGCGGCACGGCCTTCGGCGGCGACCACATCAAGATCCTGCGGCGCCTCCTCATGGACAACGGCTCGGCCCGCGTGATCTTCACCTTCGACGGCGACGCGGCCGGCCAGAAGGCGGCCCTGCGCGCCTTCGAGGACGACCAGAAGTTCGCCGCCGAGACGTACATCGCCATCGCGCCCGACGGCATGGACCCCTGCGACCTGCGGCTCGCCAAGGGCGACGAGGCGGTCGCCGACCTCGTCCAACCCCGCACCCCGCTGTTCGAGTTCGCGCTCCGCCAGATCGTCGCGCGCTACGACCTGGAGACCCCCGCGGGCCGCGCCGCCGCCCTGGACGAGGCGGCGCCCGTCGTCGCCCGCATCAAGAACACCGGCGCCCAGCACGAGGTCGCCGTGCAGCTCGCCGGCATGCTCGGCATCCTCGACACCCAGTTCGTCGTCAAGCGCGTGGCACAGCTCGCCCGCTGGGCCCGCGAGCGCGGCGGCAAGGGCCCCGCCCCGCAGCGCGGCACCGCCCCCCAGGGCCCCGCCCCCGCCGCCCCCCGGCAGGGCCACGCGGGTCCGGCCCTGAACCTCCGCAACCCCGTGTACGCCACCGAGCGCGAGCTCCTGAAGCTCGCCCTCCAGCACCCGGACCTGGTCTCCCCGGCCTTCGACGCGTACGGCGTCGACGAGTTCACCGCCGCGCCCTACGCCGCCGTGCGCCAGGCGATCCTCGACGCGGGCGGCGCCGAGTACGGCACCCAGGACCCGCAGGACTACTTGGTCCGGGTCCGCGACGCCGCCCCCGACGACGGGGTTCGCGCCATGGTCACGGAGCTGGCCGTCGAAGCGATCATGCGCCGCACCGTCGACGCGGCGTACGCGGGGGAGCAGCTGGTCACGGTCCGGCTGCGCGCGGTGGACCGGCGTGTCCGCGACGTCCAGGGCACCTTCGCCCGCCTCGCAGGAAGCCACGGCGACCCCGAGCAACTCTCCGCCGTCCAGAACGAGTTGTGGGTCCTGCAGCAGTACGGCCGCGCGCTCCGCGAGCGCGGCGCGGCGGCGCTCTGA
- a CDS encoding RNA polymerase sigma factor, whose product MPESSERGRPAEASGSDIPAVPHIVFGTDSGEAVDPGPAVPLPPPAAAITLEVAPVQTQTLTQTDTAAPAAATEDVDIIAAVPPQAPAPLHPELPEAAEQAPEQPPEEVVEVVEVPSPRSRADTGGPSSDLFRQYLREIGRIPLLTAAEEVELARSVEAGLFAEEKLAGTSDPDSQLALDLDKLVVMGRMAKRRLIEANLRLVVSVAKRYVGRGLTMLDLVQEGNLGLIRAVEKFDYARGYKFSTYATWWIRQAMSRALADQARTIRVPVHVVELINRVVRVQRRMLQERGYEPTPEEVAAHLDLPHERVSEVLRLAQEPVSLHAPVGEEDDVALGDLIEDGDAASPVESAAFLLLREHLEAVLSTLGERERKVVQLRYGLADGRPRTLEEIGRIFGVTRERIRQIESKTLNKLRDHAFADQLRGYLD is encoded by the coding sequence GTGCCTGAGTCCTCGGAGCGCGGCCGGCCCGCAGAAGCCAGCGGGTCCGACATTCCCGCGGTTCCACACATCGTGTTCGGGACGGACAGCGGCGAGGCCGTCGACCCCGGTCCCGCTGTACCGCTGCCGCCCCCCGCCGCAGCGATCACCCTGGAGGTCGCCCCCGTGCAGACCCAGACCCTCACCCAGACCGACACCGCCGCGCCCGCGGCCGCGACGGAGGACGTCGACATCATCGCGGCGGTCCCGCCGCAGGCCCCCGCGCCGCTCCACCCGGAACTGCCGGAGGCAGCCGAACAGGCCCCCGAGCAGCCGCCGGAGGAGGTCGTCGAGGTCGTCGAGGTACCGAGCCCCCGCAGCCGCGCCGACACCGGCGGCCCCTCCTCCGACCTGTTCCGCCAGTACCTGCGCGAGATCGGTCGGATACCGCTGCTCACCGCCGCCGAGGAGGTCGAGCTGGCGCGCAGCGTCGAGGCGGGCCTGTTCGCCGAGGAGAAACTGGCGGGCACCTCCGACCCGGACTCCCAGCTCGCCCTGGACCTGGACAAGCTGGTCGTGATGGGCCGGATGGCCAAGCGCCGCCTCATCGAGGCCAACCTGCGCCTGGTCGTCTCCGTCGCCAAGCGGTACGTGGGCCGCGGCCTGACCATGCTCGACCTGGTCCAGGAGGGCAACCTCGGCCTGATCAGGGCCGTGGAGAAGTTCGACTACGCCCGCGGCTACAAGTTCTCGACGTACGCGACCTGGTGGATCCGCCAGGCCATGTCCCGCGCCCTCGCCGACCAGGCCCGCACCATCCGCGTGCCCGTCCACGTCGTCGAGCTCATCAACAGGGTCGTACGCGTCCAGCGCCGCATGCTCCAGGAGCGCGGCTACGAACCGACCCCCGAAGAGGTCGCCGCCCACCTGGACCTGCCGCACGAGCGGGTCAGCGAGGTCCTGCGCCTCGCCCAGGAGCCCGTGTCGCTGCACGCGCCCGTGGGCGAGGAGGACGACGTCGCGCTCGGCGACCTCATCGAGGACGGCGACGCGGCCAGCCCCGTGGAGTCCGCGGCGTTCCTGCTCCTGCGCGAACACCTGGAGGCCGTGCTCTCCACCCTCGGCGAACGCGAACGCAAGGTCGTCCAACTCCGCTACGGCCTCGCGGACGGCCGCCCCCGCACCCTGGAGGAGATCGGCCGCATCTTCGGAGTGACCCGCGAACGCATCCGCCAGATCGAGTCCAAGACCCTCAACAAGCTGAGGGACCACGCGTTCGCGGATCAGCTGCGCGGCTACCTGGACTAG
- a CDS encoding ABC transporter ATP-binding protein: protein MMGPDSRSMDFKGSGKRLLAQFRPERVTMYGMLAAGVISVALSVLGPKILGHATDLVFAGIVGRDMPEGESKAEAIERLREHGDGGMADMLSGLDFTPGDGIDFGAVGSVLLLATGAFLAAGLMMLVATRLSNRAINRTVFRLRGDVQAKLSRLPLSYFDKRQRGEVLSRATNDIDNINQTLQQSMGQLINSLLTIVGVLAMMFWISPLLALVALVTVPLSFVVATKVGKRSQPQFVQQWKSTGAMNAHVEEMYTGHTLVKVFGRQEESAKAFEEHNDALYEASFKAQFNSGIMQPLMFFMSNLNYVLVAVVGGLRVASGALSIGDVQAFIQYSRQFSMPLTQVASMANLVQSGVASAERIFELLDADEQDADPVPGERPVDPRGRVEMQHVSFRYEQDKPLIEDLSLVVEPGHTVAIVGPTGAGKTTLVNLLMRFYEVTGGRITLDGVDVARMSRDELRGGIGMVLQDTWLFGGTIAENIAYGAASGGAARSASGKGGGGRRAGVSREQVEEAARAAHADRFIRTLPDGYDTVIDDEGTGVSAGEKQLITIARAFLSDPVILVLDEATSSVDTRTEVLIQKAMARLAHGRTSFVIAHRLSTIRDADTILVMEDGAIVEQGTHDALLAAEGAYARLYAAQFAQAVAEVD, encoded by the coding sequence ATGATGGGGCCCGACTCCCGGTCCATGGACTTCAAGGGGTCGGGGAAGCGGCTGCTCGCGCAGTTCCGGCCCGAGCGGGTCACGATGTACGGGATGCTCGCGGCCGGCGTGATCAGCGTCGCGCTGTCCGTGCTCGGCCCGAAGATCCTCGGTCACGCGACCGACCTGGTCTTCGCGGGCATCGTCGGCCGGGACATGCCCGAGGGCGAGTCGAAGGCCGAGGCCATCGAGCGGCTGCGCGAGCACGGCGACGGCGGCATGGCCGACATGCTCTCCGGGCTCGACTTCACGCCGGGCGACGGCATCGACTTCGGCGCGGTCGGCTCGGTGCTCCTGCTCGCGACGGGCGCGTTCCTCGCGGCGGGCCTGATGATGCTGGTGGCCACGCGGCTCTCCAACCGGGCCATCAACCGGACCGTGTTCCGGCTGCGCGGCGACGTGCAGGCGAAGCTGTCGCGACTGCCCCTGTCGTACTTCGACAAGCGGCAGCGCGGCGAGGTCCTGAGCCGGGCCACGAACGACATCGACAACATCAACCAGACGCTCCAGCAGTCGATGGGCCAGCTCATCAACTCCCTCCTGACCATCGTCGGCGTGCTCGCGATGATGTTCTGGATCTCCCCGCTGCTCGCCCTGGTGGCGCTGGTGACGGTGCCGCTGTCGTTCGTCGTGGCGACGAAGGTCGGCAAGCGCTCCCAGCCGCAGTTCGTGCAGCAGTGGAAGTCCACGGGCGCGATGAACGCGCACGTGGAGGAGATGTACACCGGGCACACCCTGGTGAAGGTCTTCGGCCGCCAGGAGGAGTCCGCGAAGGCCTTCGAGGAGCACAACGACGCGCTGTACGAGGCGTCGTTCAAGGCACAGTTCAACAGCGGCATCATGCAGCCGCTGATGTTCTTCATGTCGAACCTGAACTACGTCCTCGTGGCCGTGGTGGGCGGCTTGCGGGTGGCTTCGGGAGCCCTGTCCATCGGTGACGTGCAGGCCTTCATCCAGTACTCCCGGCAGTTCTCGATGCCGCTGACGCAGGTCGCCTCCATGGCGAACCTGGTGCAGTCCGGCGTCGCCTCGGCCGAGCGGATCTTCGAACTCCTCGACGCCGACGAGCAGGACGCCGACCCCGTGCCGGGCGAGCGTCCCGTCGACCCGCGCGGGCGCGTGGAGATGCAGCACGTGTCCTTCCGGTACGAGCAGGACAAGCCGCTGATCGAGGACCTGTCGCTGGTCGTGGAGCCGGGGCACACCGTCGCCATCGTCGGACCGACCGGCGCGGGCAAGACGACACTGGTGAATCTGCTCATGCGGTTCTACGAGGTCACCGGCGGCCGCATCACCCTCGACGGAGTCGACGTGGCCCGGATGTCCCGCGACGAACTGCGCGGCGGCATCGGCATGGTGCTCCAGGACACCTGGCTGTTCGGCGGCACCATCGCGGAGAACATCGCGTACGGAGCCGCATCAGGAGGGGCGGCGCGCAGCGCCTCAGGCAAGGGTGGTGGCGGGAGACGGGCGGGAGTCTCGCGCGAGCAGGTCGAGGAGGCCGCGCGGGCCGCGCACGCCGACCGGTTCATCCGGACGCTGCCCGACGGGTACGACACCGTCATCGACGACGAGGGCACGGGGGTCAGCGCGGGTGAGAAGCAGCTCATCACCATCGCGCGGGCGTTCCTCTCCGACCCGGTGATCCTCGTCCTCGACGAGGCGACGAGTTCCGTGGACACGCGGACCGAGGTGCTGATCCAGAAGGCGATGGCGCGGCTCGCGCACGGGCGCACGTCGTTCGTCATCGCTCACCGTCTTTCGACGATTCGTGACGCCGACACGATTCTGGTGATGGAGGACGGGGCGATCGTGGAACAGGGCACGCATGACGCGCTGCTGGCCGCGGAGGGGGCGTATGCCCGGCTGTACGCGGCTCAGTTCGCGCAGGCCGTGGCTGAGGTCGACTAG
- a CDS encoding ABC transporter ATP-binding protein — translation MLIRLLRTHLGPYKKPIALLVLLQFLQTCASLYLPTLNADIIDNGVIKGDTGYILSFGALMLAVTVGQMACNIGAVLYGARTASAVGRDVRAAVFDRVQSFSARELGQFGAPTLITRTTNDVQQVQMLVLMAFTLMVSAPIMCVGGIVMALGLDVPLSSVLLAVVPVLGISVSVIVRRLRPLFRTMQERLDTVNRVLREQITGNRVIRAFVRDSYEKERFRGANAELTEVSVSTGKLLAFMFPIVMTVVNLSSIAVVWFGAHRIDDGGMQIGALTAFLAYLMQIVMSVMMATFMFMMIPRAEVCAERIQEVLDTDTSVVPPAEPVRELRGHGHLELRGAGFRYPGAEEPVLKAIDLIARPGETTAVIGSTGSGKSTLLGLVPRLTDVTEGEVLVGGVDVATVEPALLARTVGLVPQKPYLFAGTVASNLRYGNPDATDEELWHALEVAQAKEFVEGLPEGLDAPIAQGGSNVSGGQRQRLSIARTLVQRPEIYLFDDSFSALDYATDAALRAALAEETHEATVVIVAQRVSTIRDADRIVVLDEGRVVGTGRHHELMDDNETYREIVLSQLTEAEAA, via the coding sequence GTGCTCATACGACTCCTGCGGACCCATCTGGGTCCGTACAAGAAGCCCATCGCCTTGCTGGTGCTCCTGCAGTTCCTGCAGACCTGCGCCTCGCTCTATCTCCCCACCCTGAACGCCGACATCATCGACAACGGTGTCATCAAGGGGGACACCGGCTACATCCTGTCGTTCGGTGCCCTGATGCTGGCCGTCACCGTGGGCCAGATGGCGTGCAACATCGGCGCCGTCCTGTACGGCGCCCGCACCGCGTCGGCCGTCGGCCGGGACGTCCGGGCCGCCGTGTTCGACCGGGTGCAGTCCTTCTCCGCGCGGGAGCTCGGCCAGTTCGGGGCGCCCACGCTGATCACGCGGACGACCAATGACGTCCAGCAGGTCCAGATGCTCGTGCTGATGGCGTTCACGCTGATGGTGTCGGCGCCGATCATGTGCGTCGGCGGCATCGTGATGGCGCTCGGCCTCGACGTGCCGCTGTCGTCGGTGCTGCTCGCCGTGGTGCCGGTGCTCGGCATCAGCGTCAGCGTGATCGTGCGCCGCCTGCGGCCGCTGTTCCGCACCATGCAGGAGCGCCTGGACACGGTGAACCGGGTGCTTCGCGAGCAGATCACCGGCAACCGCGTCATCCGCGCCTTCGTCCGCGACTCCTACGAGAAGGAGCGCTTCCGGGGCGCCAACGCCGAGCTGACCGAGGTCTCGGTGAGCACCGGCAAGCTGCTCGCGTTCATGTTCCCGATCGTCATGACGGTGGTGAACCTGTCGTCGATCGCCGTCGTCTGGTTCGGCGCGCACCGCATCGACGACGGCGGCATGCAGATCGGCGCGCTCACCGCGTTCCTCGCCTATCTCATGCAGATCGTCATGTCCGTGATGATGGCCACCTTCATGTTCATGATGATCCCGCGGGCCGAGGTGTGCGCCGAGCGGATCCAGGAGGTCCTGGACACCGACACCAGCGTGGTGCCCCCAGCGGAGCCGGTGCGGGAGCTGCGCGGCCACGGCCACCTGGAGCTGCGCGGCGCCGGCTTCCGCTACCCGGGCGCCGAGGAGCCGGTGCTCAAGGCCATCGACCTCATCGCGCGCCCCGGCGAGACGACCGCCGTGATCGGGTCGACGGGCAGCGGCAAGTCGACGCTGCTCGGCCTCGTGCCGCGGCTGACGGACGTGACCGAGGGCGAGGTCCTGGTGGGCGGCGTCGACGTGGCCACCGTCGAGCCCGCGCTGCTGGCCCGCACCGTCGGACTCGTACCGCAGAAGCCGTATCTGTTCGCCGGGACCGTGGCGAGCAATCTGCGGTACGGCAATCCGGACGCGACGGACGAGGAGCTGTGGCACGCCCTGGAGGTGGCGCAGGCCAAGGAGTTCGTGGAAGGGCTCCCGGAGGGGCTCGACGCGCCGATCGCGCAGGGCGGCTCCAATGTGTCCGGCGGTCAGCGGCAGCGCCTGTCCATCGCGCGGACGCTGGTGCAGCGGCCGGAGATCTACCTCTTCGACGACTCCTTCTCCGCGCTCGACTACGCCACCGACGCGGCGCTGCGGGCCGCGCTCGCCGAAGAGACCCACGAGGCGACCGTCGTGATCGTCGCCCAGCGGGTGTCCACCATCCGTGACGCCGACCGCATCGTGGTCCTCGACGAGGGCCGGGTCGTCGGCACGGGCCGCCATCACGAGCTGATGGACGACAACGAGACGTACCGGGAGATCGTCCTCTCCCAGCTGACGGAAGCGGAGGCCGCGTAA
- a CDS encoding FGGY family carbohydrate kinase has translation MGIVAGLDSSPEFTRIVVCDADTGAVLRQGYAPHPLETPEGGGKPTDVDPQAWLLSLGEAAGGGLLEGVQAIGVCAQQHALVPLDSQGNTVRPALVGNHPRAQVAAADLVDGLGGRQAWAQAVGCVPQAPMPVTKLRWLARHEPEAALRTQMLMQAHDWLVWQLLGRPARRSTDRGGASGTGYWSAATGSYRPDLVELALGHQAMLPEVIGPADAAGTTPEGLLISAGTGETMAAAFGLGVRQGDAVVSLGASGSVMAVHHEALVDASGTITSLADATGMHLPVVHTLNAVRTLRGTAEMLGVPDLEALSDLALKSTPGAHGLVLLPYLEGEKTPSLPHAAGTLTGLRRESMKPEHLARAAFEGMLCGLGDALDVLRGRGVEVRRVFLLGPAADLPAVRAMAPMLFGTQVVVVQPADYAAIGAARQAAWALTGQLPLWQGAVAQVFEPGEELAVGQAVRQQYVTVREQAHPGAFSGTPVA, from the coding sequence ATGGGGATAGTCGCGGGGTTGGACAGTTCGCCCGAATTCACACGCATCGTGGTCTGTGACGCCGACACGGGCGCCGTACTCAGGCAGGGCTATGCCCCGCATCCGCTGGAGACTCCGGAGGGCGGCGGGAAACCGACGGACGTCGACCCGCAGGCCTGGCTGCTCTCCCTCGGTGAGGCCGCGGGCGGTGGACTGCTCGAAGGCGTGCAGGCGATCGGCGTGTGCGCGCAGCAGCACGCCCTGGTGCCGCTCGACTCGCAGGGCAACACGGTCCGGCCCGCCCTCGTCGGCAACCACCCGCGCGCCCAGGTCGCCGCCGCCGACCTCGTCGACGGTCTCGGCGGCCGGCAGGCGTGGGCCCAGGCCGTGGGCTGCGTACCGCAGGCCCCGATGCCCGTGACGAAGCTGCGCTGGCTGGCCCGGCACGAGCCGGAGGCCGCGCTGCGCACCCAGATGCTGATGCAGGCCCACGACTGGCTGGTGTGGCAGTTGCTCGGGCGGCCCGCGCGGCGCAGCACCGACCGGGGCGGGGCCTCGGGTACGGGGTACTGGTCGGCGGCGACCGGCTCCTACCGTCCGGACCTGGTGGAGCTCGCGCTCGGGCACCAGGCGATGCTGCCGGAGGTCATCGGTCCGGCGGATGCCGCGGGTACGACGCCGGAGGGGCTGCTGATCTCCGCCGGCACCGGCGAGACCATGGCCGCCGCCTTCGGGCTCGGGGTGCGGCAGGGCGACGCCGTCGTCTCGCTCGGCGCCTCCGGGTCCGTGATGGCGGTGCACCACGAGGCGCTGGTCGACGCGAGCGGGACGATCACCTCGCTGGCCGACGCCACCGGCATGCACCTGCCGGTCGTCCACACCCTCAACGCCGTGCGGACGCTGCGCGGCACCGCCGAGATGCTGGGCGTGCCCGATCTCGAAGCGCTCTCCGACCTGGCCCTGAAGTCGACGCCCGGCGCCCACGGACTCGTGCTCCTGCCCTATCTGGAGGGCGAGAAGACGCCGAGCCTGCCGCACGCGGCGGGCACCCTGACCGGCCTTCGACGCGAGTCGATGAAGCCCGAGCACCTGGCGCGCGCCGCCTTCGAGGGCATGCTGTGCGGGCTCGGCGACGCCCTCGACGTGCTGCGCGGGCGGGGCGTCGAGGTGCGGCGCGTGTTCCTGCTCGGCCCCGCCGCCGACCTGCCCGCGGTGCGGGCGATGGCGCCGATGCTGTTCGGCACGCAGGTCGTGGTCGTACAGCCCGCGGACTACGCGGCGATCGGTGCCGCGCGGCAGGCCGCCTGGGCGCTGACCGGGCAGCTGCCGCTGTGGCAGGGCGCGGTCGCGCAGGTCTTCGAGCCCGGTGAGGAGCTGGCCGTCGGGCAGGCGGTGCGGCAGCAGTACGTGACGGTGCGGGAGCAGGCGCACCCGGGGGCGTTCTCGGGGACGCCGGTCGCCTGA
- a CDS encoding YtxH domain-containing protein — MRYRLTFVAGLALGYVLGTRAGRERYEQLKKSVREISQNPAVRNTVESAAQQGRGVAGKAFHSVSEKVGDRMPDSVADRVRSLRERGQGAEDDWGTSNT; from the coding sequence ATGCGCTACCGGCTCACATTCGTGGCAGGTCTGGCTCTCGGGTACGTGCTCGGGACCCGGGCCGGACGCGAGCGTTACGAGCAGCTGAAGAAATCGGTTCGTGAGATCTCCCAGAACCCCGCCGTCCGCAACACCGTGGAGTCCGCGGCCCAGCAGGGCCGGGGCGTCGCGGGCAAGGCCTTCCACTCGGTGTCGGAGAAGGTCGGCGACCGGATGCCGGACTCCGTGGCCGACCGGGTGCGGTCGCTGCGCGAGCGCGGGCAGGGCGCGGAGGACGACTGGGGCACCAGCAACACGTAG
- a CDS encoding site-specific integrase: MFDPSYSRQCACQEAVLDDDGSPILLANGRPKKRKIGATCPKLEQKGHGTWYFYFELEAGEGGTRQRVRRGGFAKKDDAKKKAEEIYLQATGGADVMSKTTVGEDLHAWLKRKRNLARTTRHGYEEHIKLYLEPHLGHIKRRDLKLRHIEAMYDAIERENAERLLHHAKVVELELKRDAAHTAWVRAAGKQQERREARRAYLKANAALREGRMGKRKITSAATLHRINATLSSFLNNGIKRQEYATNLASLIELPPIKRPKPLVWTPERVEEWKRTGVKPGPVMVWTAEQTGAFLDFVRDDRLYAMWHTFTFIGPRRGEVAALPWTEVSTTALTLRISAQIVEVAYRLYGEAPKADSVRMNTLTEESGRVLTAWRIQQDQEREQWAEVEAWQESGCVFTQENGAPLHPDWISRRFQRLVELSGLPPVRLHDLRHISATLSLLAKNDIKTVQERLGHSSRQITSDTYTSVLPELMRAEAESTLAVVPRNVPYQEQQRLKVPEEAFRDDVAVLYVHGSRYTGGKWSVGAKLRHDGDVLGEIRAVSKGPDQTSDAAIKWISEHCASNSYEVLRVEDHSNQYSEEQRPYFALLRFFIARPAGRDVENFVRPQRPEQDASHQIEAPERGRSVPEDDPNESLRPAA, encoded by the coding sequence TTGTTCGACCCCAGCTACTCACGGCAATGCGCCTGCCAGGAAGCCGTCCTCGACGATGACGGCTCGCCGATACTCCTGGCGAACGGAAGACCCAAGAAGCGCAAGATCGGCGCCACCTGCCCCAAGCTCGAACAGAAGGGCCACGGCACCTGGTACTTCTACTTCGAGCTCGAAGCCGGCGAGGGCGGGACGCGGCAGCGTGTCCGCCGTGGCGGCTTCGCCAAGAAGGACGATGCGAAGAAGAAGGCCGAGGAGATCTACCTCCAGGCCACCGGCGGCGCCGACGTCATGAGCAAGACAACGGTCGGCGAGGATCTGCACGCCTGGCTCAAGCGCAAGAGGAACCTGGCCCGCACCACCCGGCACGGCTACGAGGAGCACATCAAGCTCTACCTCGAACCGCACCTGGGCCACATCAAGCGACGTGACCTCAAGCTCCGGCACATCGAGGCGATGTACGACGCCATCGAACGGGAGAACGCCGAGCGGCTGCTCCACCACGCCAAGGTGGTCGAGCTGGAGCTGAAACGCGACGCCGCCCACACGGCCTGGGTTCGAGCCGCTGGGAAGCAGCAGGAGCGCCGCGAAGCACGGCGGGCTTACCTGAAGGCCAACGCGGCCCTCCGCGAGGGTCGCATGGGCAAGCGGAAGATCACCAGCGCGGCGACGCTACACCGCATCAACGCAACTCTCAGCTCGTTCCTGAACAACGGGATCAAGAGGCAGGAGTACGCGACCAACCTGGCCTCACTCATCGAGCTGCCGCCGATCAAGCGGCCCAAGCCCCTCGTGTGGACGCCCGAACGCGTCGAGGAGTGGAAGCGCACAGGCGTGAAGCCGGGGCCGGTCATGGTCTGGACGGCGGAGCAGACCGGCGCCTTCCTGGACTTCGTCCGAGACGACCGGCTGTACGCGATGTGGCACACGTTCACGTTCATCGGGCCGCGGCGCGGCGAGGTGGCCGCCCTGCCCTGGACGGAGGTCAGCACGACGGCGCTCACCCTGCGGATCTCCGCACAGATCGTCGAAGTGGCCTACCGGCTGTACGGCGAAGCCCCCAAGGCCGACAGCGTCCGCATGAACACCCTGACCGAGGAATCAGGGAGAGTCCTCACCGCGTGGCGCATCCAGCAGGACCAGGAGCGCGAACAGTGGGCCGAAGTGGAAGCCTGGCAAGAGTCCGGCTGCGTCTTCACCCAGGAGAACGGAGCGCCGCTTCACCCTGACTGGATCAGTCGACGCTTCCAGCGGCTGGTGGAACTGTCCGGGCTCCCTCCTGTGCGCCTTCACGACCTCCGCCACATCTCCGCGACCCTCTCGCTGCTCGCCAAGAACGACATCAAGACGGTCCAGGAAAGGCTGGGGCACTCCTCACGCCAGATCACCTCCGACACGTACACCAGCGTCCTGCCCGAGCTGATGCGCGCCGAGGCGGAGTCCACCCTGGCAGTCGTCCCGCGCAACGTGCCGTACCAGGAACAGCAGCGGCTGAAGGTCCCCGAGGAAGCCTTCCGGGACGACGTCGCCGTGCTCTACGTCCACGGCTCCCGGTACACCGGAGGCAAATGGTCCGTCGGCGCCAAGCTCCGGCACGACGGCGACGTCCTGGGCGAGATCCGCGCCGTGAGTAAGGGCCCGGACCAGACCAGCGACGCCGCGATCAAGTGGATCAGCGAGCACTGCGCCAGCAACAGCTACGAGGTGCTGCGCGTGGAGGACCACTCCAACCAGTACTCCGAAGAGCAGCGCCCCTACTTCGCTCTGCTGAGGTTCTTCATCGCCCGGCCCGCAGGGCGCGACGTTGAGAACTTCGTCCGGCCTCAGCGCCCCGAGCAGGACGCTAGCCATCAGATCGAGGCCCCTGAGAGAGGGCGGAGCGTCCCAGAAGACGACCCGAACGAGAGTCTGCGTCCCGCAGCTTGA
- a CDS encoding DNA-binding protein, producing the protein MTNKNASTVTKSKVTDMTLEELLALPPTVNVVTAARALGIGTHKAYDLIKEGSFPVQPLTLGHTVKIPTAALWKVLGVSPMAR; encoded by the coding sequence ATGACAAACAAGAACGCCTCGACAGTCACAAAATCCAAGGTCACCGACATGACCTTGGAGGAGTTGCTCGCGCTGCCGCCGACGGTGAACGTCGTCACGGCGGCACGCGCACTGGGCATCGGGACGCACAAGGCTTACGACTTGATCAAGGAGGGGTCCTTCCCCGTGCAGCCACTGACGCTGGGGCACACGGTGAAGATCCCCACGGCTGCGCTCTGGAAGGTCCTCGGTGTGAGCCCGATGGCACGGTGA